The genomic window GGGCAGTAGGGTTgaccagaggcaggcaacaggttTTCCCAGTATTCTTTCCTAGACCTATGTTATATATAAAAAACTCATTAAGtgtataaatacacacacacacacacacaattgaagAGGGCTTTATACAGGCTATATTTCAAACTGCTCCCTTAACTGCAAGAAGATCCAGTTTCTGACCCATTCCAATTAAGCAAGTATTTAATGCATGAAATCATTGCAAAGGACTACGCTGAATATGGGGTTGCCAGCCATCATTAAAGCTGTAGCGTTTCCAAGGATTTCTAGAATTCCTGGGTTTAACTCAGAAGTAATGTTATGCTGTCAGTCCATATCCCCACCCCCTTGACACCCACTGGTTATCAATGGATGACAACTCTAGTtgaagaattagtttttataccccgcttttcactacctgaaggagtgttgaagcagcttacaatcaccttcccttcctctcaccacaacagacaccctgtgaggtaggtggggctgagagagatttgataggaactgtgactgacccaatgccacccaattggctgcatgtaaaggagtggggaatcaaatctagttctccaaattagaagccactgctcttaaccattataccacattaGTTCTTCTACTTTAGATCCTCTGGATAACACCCAGCatcttttaaatatgttttaattcaTGAAAACTGACACAAATAGTAATAATTCTTACTGAATCCAGTGTATTCAGATTTAATAATCATGGAAAATATGGAATGGGCATCTTTTCGGTAGTCACTAAATCTGAGGGAACTTGAAAAGTACATAGCTCTTAAGTCCTTTTACTTTGCATTAAACCATAAGAGATTTAATTCAACCAGAATATTAACCTTAATTTATGCGCTGAGGAATGCTTTGCTCCCACCGATTTTGTCCTGCCATTTAGGCTTATAAATTTCCCCTTTCAAGCCTGTTCTCTGTCCAGGAACATTCTACAACTTCTCAGCAATCTGCCAGGCTGCAATTCCTAAATAATTTACTATCTGAGCCAACAGATTGAGAACAAAAATGATTTACTGGGCTATTTTAGTCTTGCTGCTACAATAAACTGACCTTGCTCTGATCCAGGGTTTGGTATGCATGCTCAAACCGTTGCCCCAGCTGCCATGTTTTTCAGAAGCTTGTGGCAAGTACCCTCTTTCTGGAGCCAGCTCCTCAGCAATTGCTCTGATATGATATGGTTCAAAGCCACAGCAACCGCCAATGTATCGGATCCCTAAATTGTAGGCTTCTCTTGCATATTTGTGTACATCCCATCTGGTGACAATTCTTGGTTCCAAAGCTGTAATGATAAAGCAATTGCTTTAGCCTTCACTGTTGCCTGGGTATTTTGCACAGAATTTGTATTATTATCCCTCCAAAATCTCAGATCATATTCACTCTGTTTGACAAATATGTTGTCATTCACTGCTTAAACGTTTTTAAATAGTTTCTAGGTAGCGGCaagaacaatgttgtaaactCTGGGAACAGCCCCATGCTGGGAGGAGCAGTTCCTAAATTAGACAGATTCAAattagtagccgtgttggtctgaagtagcacaatataatcagagtccagtagcacctttaagaccaacaaagatttattcaaggcgtgagctctcgAGTGCAAGCAATCTTAGACTAAGAAcggaccatcataacagtaggaatatataagcaaaagttaatgctgttacattagtaaactgtgtcacagcatttatacacagccacatgataactcccagCCAAActagccaatcagacccctcgaacccatttgtagttcacaaagacatatcagaaataaaactgtccatgccagtgatccatggcttctaccctactatttactgctggccccatctgtctccatacctgtgtgaaacattcctacaagtagaagctaagcttaCAGACACTCTGCCTAAAGAGACCCAACTTGTCTTTTTCTCAGCGGCAAATTTTTTTCTAATCCTTCTACATATTTTCCTTATCCAGTAGTGCAGTTATAGAAGATGAAAAGaatgtatttattaatatatGAAATGTATCTATATAATACACTGAAACATTTGGAGAAGAATATACCACgcattcattttattttccaaTTCTACATAAGACGGAATTCCACACTGCATTAtgacgtgtgcgtgtgtgttgggGGAAAAATCTCATCTGTGTTACAATTAACATGGGTTGCCTTTGCCTGAAATTTTAACATCAATTCCAATCCTACAAATATATTCAAAGAaaacagtagaaaacagcaacagtactgtagcacctttaagaccttaaaGACTCCAGTAGCATCTTACATTTGTGGCAGGCTATGAGCTTTaaggagtcacagctcacttcttcagaaaacTCATCTGAGTCAATGAAATATTGTAACCTTAAGAATATCTGATGTAGCACAGAAAACTCTTACCAAAAGGAAATTCGGGCAGATCAATGAAACCTTGCTTCCCACAGTCAGGTGTATGAAACGCAAGTGGTTGTGACATCAGATGTGCTTTTAGCTTAGCTGCTTGCAAGCCTTCCTTCATGAGTTTCACTGTTCTGAGGcaagtttctggatcaaaatgGCAGTTGACACCAACAATAGAAGCACCTATAAGGACAAAGAGGAAAGTTTCCTATAATGTCTTTCATCATCAACATAAGTTGTAACTCAAATAATGCTTTTAGCCTAAGTGGTCTGTGTTCAGAGCCCTTTTTTGATGTTAAAGTTTACCAAACTGTACCATTTATCTACCGATTTAGATACTGTATATGCCACTTCTTCAGAGACCAGCTTGAAGCAACTGTATCATGAACGTGTATGTTTGGAATCTGCCCCTGAAGAGCAAAAGACTAGATGATAGTACAATACTAGATGCTACTATGGGACCTACACTTTGCAAGAGGGAGTATGTGTCCTGTATTTCAAAATGACCTTCAGTTCTACTCCATTATTATTCCATATTATTCCATATTATGCTTTTGATTCCGCTCCAATTGCTTACTGGCAAAAAAGGAGGATTTAAGGAAGTCTGTAGAAGATTTTATGCAAGCAAAAAATTACACatatgtattaaaaataaatagttcACCACCCACCAATAATTtattgttgtttctttttaaCTGAGGCACAGCAGCCCTTTTGCAACATTAAAAACTTTTCAAAAATCTGGCAACAAAATCAAGGATTGAATTCTGAAGAGgattatttttttgttgttatttttatgtcACAAAAGACATCTCCAACATTTTTAATTCCTTTCAGGTAGCAATCCAGCATAAGATTTCACAAATACCTCTATAACTTTCTCCTTAAGAAGAACAtgtcttcaagtcacagctgactcaggGAAAACCCATCCATGAAATGTTCCAGTCAAGAGACaagcagaagtggcttgccattgccttcctctctatagcaaccccagtcttccttggtggtcttccatctaagtactaactatGGTGCTGATCTTACAAGTGCTCATGAGTTCAGGCTAAGCTGGGCTACCCAGCTTTAAGCAATCACAGAAGTCATGCTCAGGGAATCTCATGGTCGGTGATGGTTCATAGGGTTCGGTTCTGGGAATATTCCGAAAGCATCCATCACTGAGAACTGTGGAGGTGAAGTAGTTGCCAGTTGGACTTTCCTTAATCTAATTTCCACTTATAACAGAACTGCTGCTCTTCATTCTCTGAAATCAAGCTGATGAGATCTTTTTAGTCATAACAGTGTCAGACCAGAAGATGCACTACATGCTTTTGTATTCTATAGCATATCTAGTTCTTATCCAGATTAACACAACATAACTAATTAACTATATCAGCTACATCCATAGAactggtgtgagacaggatgctggactagatggaccattggtctgattcagctgggctcttcttgtCTTTCCAGTCTTAGTGGATCAAACCAAGATGGAGAATACTGATTATTATGTTGATGTAACATTACTACTCCATAAATTTGGCAAAGCTTTGTCCTGGGTTTAATAACCACCCAAATGTATAGCCTTTCTGTGCATTATCTATTAAATCCCTAAAGTAGTGTCATCTCTGATGAGATATGTCCATTCCATTGTTATCATATTACAATATAATAACATATTAAAATCACTTAGATGTGGTTGAAGACTACAAACACCTTATGGCAATACGAAGCTGGAGCTATGCTACAACATTAGATCAGTCCTACACAGCTAAAGGGGAAGAGTCTAATCACTGGCCAAATGGGTTCTTCAAAAAAAGATCCTGTAGTATGTTATTGGGTAAGAAACTGCTTATATGCATTTGTAGAGATTACTGACTGTATTTCCATGTGAGAACTCTCCATGTACAACCATATTTGTGCAAAAAGAAACCCAAATatacttgttgtctgtttctgaAGCGAGAGAGATGGTATTCTCACTATCTTTTTTTGTATGCACAACAGAGTGTACAAGGCATTTCCAAACCTAATTAAACAAATGCATTTGTACTGTCTGTTGTATATTTGGTATCTTTGCACATtgttattttattaaatattattattttcacacttttaaaaattccatttatTCTCTTAACCTGaatatggcggggggggggagtgttaagagatttaaaaataaaaaccatttgTAATTTTACAAGTTAGCTGCTATCTGAAGAACTTCATACATCCTTACTATTTGCAGACTCCTTCCGGAATACAGCTAATATAAGAGTGAAGCTGTACAAAGGTCCTCTGCACAGTCCTTTACTTCCAAGTACATCATCTATAGATGCTATTTAGCAATTTTCATGTCATATTTTCTTACAACCAATGGATATGAGAAAAGTAGACCCTTACCAGCTTTTACAAGCCGAACAGCACATTCTCCAGGAAGAACACCATGCATATCTCCTTCTGGACCGATGCACATAGTAGCTGCAACCGGCTTCCCAGATTCCTTTAAGGTTTCAACAGCCCATGCAGCTTCTTCAACATGTTCAAAATACTACAATGCATATTGAGAACATCAGAGAGGGTAGAGTAGAAGGAGATTCAGAGCTACTGTGTTGCCAACAtttgaaaacaaaatttaaaatccaaAACAAACCCAAAAGGAGTTTGTTTTTAACATTACATATGTACATACCATCAGTATGTATATACTGTTAAATGCAACTGACTTatagcaactccagcaaggggttctcaaggcaaagtgagaagcagaggtggtctgccattgcctttctctgcagtcttCCCCTAATCAAGTACCAACTGGCCCTGGCTCAAGtacttctcagccctggctccagcctgatggaactgagatgccagctaatttttacGCTCTGGGTTGTGCAGGACCTGAAAAATGGCTTTTTCCCGCCAGCCCTTACAGCTAAGGTTATGATGGCCCATAATCAGACAGCCTCTTCCTTTCccattctctccctctttctcttccatTCTGTTTTCTCCGCCACCAATAAGACAACTCTACAAACAAAATGAACAACCTGATGGTGAAtggaggcagctggggggggggtggtggatttttaattaaatattgttttgtttttatcaatatttttgttttatattgtaaactgcccaaaGCCCATCTAGGAAGGGGTGATATAGAAACTTCATTATAAATCACCCCTCCTtaacttctgagacctgacatcAGGCTATATCATACCATTTCACATTTCATATCTTGTTCTTACATTAAATCCCTAAATTTTCAAAATGTTTCCACAGAACAAGCTATTTGACTTTGAACACTGGGACAAGTTAGGATACAGCTTTAAATGAGAATTGTTAAAAGAATTTATTACAAATGGGAATGGCAGATGTTCAACATCCTGGGAATTATTCCCAAATTAATTTAATAGATTCAAGTTTAAATTCTACAACATTCTGTGCTTTCAGAAGTGAGTTAGGGAAGGGATACAGTTACAAAAATCACATGCTGAATAAGATCTTGGAATGTGGAACAATGCAAATGTAATCTACTTACAGCTTTAACCTTATTTCTAGAAAAGAACAATTCATATTTGAAAGAAACACTGCAATACACTGTAGAACATGACGAATATGCTGGTTTGTTTTTCACCCATCATGAAGGCTTCTTTCCTCATTGAGAGCACTCACTGATCCTTTAAAGGTTTCATTTACCTCTGCAATTAAGAAGTCcacattctttttcttaaaaacttCTAGCTGTTTCCGAAAGATTGCCTTAACTTCAGCTTCAACCATGCCACTTAAGTATGTCGGCGTCTGACTGACGCCCCCGGCTACCAGAGCATCTCCTTCTTGAGCCACTTTTTTTGCAATGTCACAGGCAGCTTCATTTACTTTCTGGCCCTAATAGTACAAAAACATAGTTAGTAGTGACTATAACTGtaggaaacaaaatgaaacagaGCTGTACATAGAATATATTATACACATTTAATTGAATGGCATAACAGAATTTTGTAAAGACAGCTGTGATTTTCAATATCGGGTTCAAGGGCTTCAAACTGGCGGTGTTCCTAGTATATCCAAAGCAATATCTGAATCAGTTTCCCCTTTTGTAGTTTGAAGGTATAAATAGGGTGTTTGAAAAAGTGTGGTTTATCACTGTATACTTCTTGTCCAGAAAGATGGAGAAAAGGTGGGAATAAAATGGAAGGATGGAAAGATCTATTAAGTAGTTATCAAGCTAATTCCGGTTGAACAAGTTTACGACAGAATTCTGAAATATTGCAGAATAtaatatcagccattttattctcagtctcTTACCTAGTAATCCCAATTCTCTAACATAtagtttgccttttttacagcaCACTCGGTTGATGTTTTCAGTTAACaatccactatgaccccaagtACTTTTTGCctgtcagtctcagcaagttcagaccccattagacTATAGTTAAAATTGTGATACgttttttgtcccaatgtgcatcaccttTCATTTACCAACATTGAACTTCACTTGCCACATTATTGCCCACTCAATCAGTTTGTGGAGATCCTTTTGGAGTTCTTCACAGTCAATCTCccagctccctctctccttttttaGCATGAGAAAAATTACCAGAGGATGACTACAATTTAATATtaatttaataatgttttattgcTATATTTTATCTACATATGATTTTATGATGTAATCTACCCTGAGTCACATGATAGGGTAATAAGTTGAATAATAATcacaataatcataataatcatagtCAATCTTTGCAATGTCAATCTTTGCAGGACACCAATGCTTACTCCCCTCctttgtgagaactgtccatttattcctgttTTTTGTGCCTGTTTTTAATCCATTAGAGACCccttcctcttatcccatgactgctaagtttactcaggaatctttggtgaggtaccttgtaAGAAGCTTAACATCTACTAGGTCACCAttatgcttgttcactttctcaaagaactccaagagGTTGGTGAggtaggacttccctttgcagaagccatgctgattttctctgTTTGATTACAGTATCTACTAACTTGCCTGGGAAAGACTTTACCAAAAACAGACTAAGGAACTCAGATGTCAGATTTTTTTTACTGAACCTTCGTAACACCTTTCCTATTTCCATTCAGTATCttgatacattttaatttttatgacTACATCTTGAGCAGAACAATGCTAAGCAAAGTaacacctttctaagtccattgaaatcaatgctcTTAGAAAGGCATTACTCTGCTTAAGACTGCTCTGTAAATAAATCAGTTGCGTCTTGCTAAGATGTTCTGTTCTGAGGGCTGATACCACTTATTTTTGACATGGAGACAGAATTATTAATAAAAAACAAATCAAACTACTCACAGAAAATTTAGCAGCTACATAGTTTCCCCTGTTCTCCAATTTGTCTTCACTAGCATAAAAGGTGAAAGTCTGTAAAACATTTGATCCAGCCCTGAGAAATTCTCGATGCAGCTGAGAAACTGAAAAATGTAAAAGAATTACATGTTAATTTTGTGGCTCAAGCACTTTTGATTCAGGGTAATATCCAAACCTGAACAGAGTAGAAATTAGCCtcttcctcattattattatcattattattattattgaatttattacccggcactctcagcaaagccggctcgtggcgggttacagataaaaTGGTAAAtagaatcctttaaaaaaatcccctaaaatcagtAGTTAAAAATGCAGTCTaccaaaaaacagaaaagcatggcggcaaccaaccccccacctactCCACTGGGACCAGGGGAACAGCTGACCACCACAGATGGAATGTGGTGGAATATTCCTTCTTGGGGGTGGccatagatcttctctttgccctggcctcaaccacagacctggtggaagagctctattttgcaggcacTGCAAAATACCAGaaactcccgcagggcctgcagctcctccgggagctcattccaccaggcaggggccaggaccgaaaaggccccggccctagtcaaggccagtgGAACCTCCTTGGGGCGGGGgatgaccagtaagttggaacccacagagcgcaaggcaactggcaaccagtggagccgcctcagcacaggctggatatgggtcctccaagatgttcctgtgaggactctagcagctgcattccacACCAGCTGCAATtaccaggtcagagacaagggcaggccatcATTGATGTCAAGTGATGTTAAGTGAAAGTTACATTCACAGtctgtcacatttttatcctgtccttcctaCAAGGAGCTCACAATAACATATGTGGCTCTCCCTAGGTTTATTCTCAGAACATCCCTCTGAGAGAATGTCATGGGCCTAAGGTCATTCATAGCTGAGTGGAAATTTGAATCCAGGTCACCATCAGTTTCCTGTCTGTAAAATAGAAAGAATAGTAACTTATTTCATCATTCTAGCTGAAGCTGCAGGAGAGACAATGCTTTATATACTTACACCTAGTTTCTTGGTGTAATATGTAGGAACATTTTCAGTGGGAGATATATAAGAC from Paroedura picta isolate Pp20150507F chromosome 7, Ppicta_v3.0, whole genome shotgun sequence includes these protein-coding regions:
- the LOC143842316 gene encoding LOW QUALITY PROTEIN: betaine--homocysteine S-methyltransferase 1-like (The sequence of the model RefSeq protein was modified relative to this genomic sequence to represent the inferred CDS: deleted 2 bases in 1 codon), whose product is MASGGGSPRTKKGILERLDAGEIVIGDGGFVFALEKRGYVKAGPWTPEATVEHPEAVSQLHREFLRAGSNVLQTFTFYASEDKLENRGNYVAAKFSGQKVNEAACDIAKKVAQEGDALVAGGVSQTPTYLSGMVEAEVKAIFRKQLEVFKKKNVDFLIAEYFEHVEEAAWAVETLKESGKPVAATMCIGPEGDMHGVLPGECAVRLVKAGASIVGVNCHFDPETCLRTVKLMKEGLQAAKLKAHLMSQPLAFHTPDCGKQGFIDLPEFPFALEPRIVTRWDVHKYAREAYNLGIRYIGGCCGFEPYHIRAIAEELAPERGYLPQASEKHGSWGNGLSMHTKPWIRARSRKEYWENLLPASGQPYCPSLSTPDGWGVTKGDAELIQQKEATSEDQLKELFKKQIQIQHQALNVYHSHVPSGLTRVPLDYLIYIIQRKLVIFQSN